A section of the Cottoperca gobio chromosome 17, fCotGob3.1, whole genome shotgun sequence genome encodes:
- the tox4a gene encoding epidermal Langerhans cell protein LCP1-like: MDLNFYSDLSDGCAQNVDSEFLDTQAYGGYSEENKFPEGGDSYLTISGAGHPFLSAEQTFHTPSLGDEVFEIPPISLDPDPTLSISDGVSHYELSDSTGGPSGPRSLVSNLVVAANDPSFASTFVNSGSQGLEQLNLGAMGQAGGGALLSSSALELGSSSGSHFSSSSPMTIDVQLGDISHSLLVSSQLSTINPSELALGLGGDRIGHHTETPDQPLSATPSPASSLQDEDMDDFKRSVLVDTPMYLSSSLSHMSSHPAPTSVSPATARRGGGKPATMASVAGAMGAKKLRKKKDPNEPQKPVSAYALFFRDTQAAIKGQNPNASFGEVSKIVASMWDSLGEEQKQVYKRKTEAAKREYLKALAAYKANQLTQPATEEMETVPSPPPPVVSPTPAALPFAGHQAVRQATNSLEENTITNICASNIILDVPEMTTRSRTGANKAPAPAAASPPAQTITKIIIPKHMLQAGGQVVTMLPGGVRTLQPTLLLSGASRQPPPLQQMQSAPPPPRLQQMAPAPPPLQAKPREGCTTQGFPVTITATPPPPLQIKIVPASLQGKETLPIIVPNTMAVSSTATASAQSAPVVSLQVVHSADTSGSTDDDVVTEVLHSEEEEMEVNGSSDAATLRSVCVRTGCRNAAVESNDWDKEYCSNECVANHCRNIFKAWCSIRNQTMVK; the protein is encoded by the exons ATGGACCTCAATTTTTACTCTGACCTGTCGGATGGTTGTGCTCAAAATGTTGATTCGGAGTTTTTGGACACCCAAGCATATGGCGGATACTCTGAGGAAAATAAG TTTCCAGAAGGCGGCGACAGTTATCTCACCATCAGTGGCGCGGGACACCCTTTTTTGTCTGCTGAG CAGACATTCCATACTCCCAGTCTCGGGGACGAAGTTTTTGAGATTCCCCCCATCTCCCTGGATCCCGACCCGACTCTGAGCATCAGTGATGGAGTGTCCCACTATGAGTTGTCAGACAGCACCGGGGGGCCTTCAGGCCCCCGTAGCCTTGTTAGCAACCTGGTGGTGGCGGCCAATGACCCTTCCTTCGCTTCCACCTTTGTGAACTCTGGGTCTCAAGGCCTGGAGCAGCTGAACCTTGGGGCAATGGGCCAGGCTGGAGGGGGAGCCCTGCTCAGCTCTTCTGCTCTG GAACTGGGGAGTTCCAGTGGTTCACATTTCAGCAGTTCCTCCCCCATGACCATTGACGTCCAACTTGGTGACATCAGTCACAGTCTTTTGGTAAGCAGCCAATTGAGCACTATTAACCCATCGGAGCTGGCACTGGGTCTCGGGGGTGATAGGATTGGGCATCATACAGAGACACCGGACCAGCCACTCTCAGCAACTCCATCACCAGCCAGCTCCCTGCAGGATGAGGACATGGACGACTTCAAG AGGAGTGTGCTGGTAGACACCCCCATGtatctctcctcttccctctcccacATGTCCTCCCACCCAGCTCCTACATCTGTGTCTCCAGCGACGGCCAGGAGGGGCGGGGGTAAACCAGCCACAATGGCCTCAGTGGCCGGGGCGATGGGCGCTAAGAAATTAAGGAAGAAGAAAGACCCAAATGAACCACAGAAGCCCGTTTCAGCGTACGCCCTGTTCTTCAGAGACACCCAGGCAGCCATTAAGGGCCAAAACCCCAACGCCTCTTTTGGGGAGGTGTCAAAGATTGTGGCCTCCATGTGGGACAGCCTGGGTGAGGAACAGAAACAG GTGTATAAGAGAAAGACTGAAGCCGCCAAAAGGGAGTATTTGAAAGCACTGGCAGCTTATAAAGCCAACCAGCTCACACAG CCTGCCACTGAGGAGATGGAGACCGtcccttcacctcctccaccagTGGTTAGTCCGACACCTGCAGCTCTTCCCTTTGCTGGTCATCAGGCCGTCCGTCAGGCTACCAACAGCCTGGAAGAGAACACCATCACCAACATTTGTGCCTCCAACATCATCCTGGATGTCCCGGAGATGACCACACGTTCCCGCACTGGGGCAAACAAAGCCCCGGCTCCAGCTGCTGCGTCACCCCCGGCCCAGACCATCACCAAGATCATAATCCCAAAGCACATGCTGCAGGCGGGTGGCCAGGTGGTGACCATGTTGCCCGGAGGAGTCCGCACTTTGCAGCCCACACTGCTATTGTCGGGTGCCTCTCGTCAGCCACCGCCGCTGCAGCAGATGCAGAGCGCACCGCCCCCGCCGCGGCTCCAACAAATGGCACCTGCACCACCACCCTTACAGGCCAAGCCGCGAGAGGGATGCACCACGCAGGGTTTCCCTGTGACCATCACTGCGACACCTCCGCCTCCACTCCAGATAAAAATAGTTCCCGCGTCCTTGCAGGGCAAAGAGACCCTGCCGATTATCGTCCCTAATACAATGGCTGTGTCGTCTACTGCAACGGCGTCTGCCCAGTCTGCACCCGTCGTGTCGTTGCAGGTGGTGCATTCTGCAGACACGTCAGGCAGTACAGATGATGATGTAGTTACAGAAGTGCTGCATTCAGAAGAG gaagAGATGGAGGTGAATGGTTCCAGCGATGCGGCAACTTTgagaagcgtgtgtgtgaggacgGGCTGTAGAAACGCGGCCGTAGAGAGCAACGACTGGGACAAAGAATACTGCAGCAACGAATGTGTGGCCAATCACTGCAG aaacatattcaAGGCGTGGTGCTCGATCAGGAATCAGACCATGGTGAAATAG
- the cbln12 gene encoding cerebellin 12 isoform X2: MHSMSVTFDLSILLAVLLLWGPMESRGQNDTEPIILEGKCLVVCDSTPSSEPSGNALGMSVRSGSGRVAFSASRQTNHEPTDMSNRTMIIYFDNILVNVGTHFDQESSVFLAPRRGVYSFNFHVVKAYNRQTIQVSLMLNGWPMISAFAGDQDVTREAATNAGLVIMEKGDKVYLRLERGNLMGGWKYSTFSGFLVFPL, translated from the exons ATGCACAGCATGTCAGTCACCTTCGACCTCTCCATACTGTTGGCTGTGCTCCTGTTGTGGGGGCCTATGGAGTCCAGGGGCCAGAACGACACAGAGCCCATCATCCTTGAGGGGAAATGCTTGGTCGTGTGTGACTCCACTCCTTCATCCGAGCCCTCCGGTAACGCCCTGGGCATGTCTGTGCGTTCCGGCTCCGGCCGGGTGGCCTTCTCCGCCAGCCGCCAGACCAACCACGAGCCCACGGACATGAGCAACCGCACCATGATCATTTACTTTGATAAC ATTTTGGTGAATGTCGGCACTCATTTTGACCAAGAGAGCAGTGTCTTCCTGGCGCCAAGAAGAGGCGTGTACAGCTTCAACTTCCATGTTGTAAAGGCCTACAATAGACAAACTATTCAG GTCAGCTTGATGTTGAACGGCTGGCCAATGATTTCAGCTTTCGCAGGGGACCAGGACGTGACCAGAGAAGCCGCCACTAACGCCGGGCTGGTGATTATGGAGAAGGGGGACAAGGTCTACCTCAGACTGGAGAGAGGCAACCTGATGGGAGGCTGGAAGTACTCCACTTTCTCCGGCTTCCTGGTCTTCCCCCTGTGA
- the chd8 gene encoding LOW QUALITY PROTEIN: chromodomain-helicase-DNA-binding protein 8 (The sequence of the model RefSeq protein was modified relative to this genomic sequence to represent the inferred CDS: substituted 1 base at 1 genomic stop codon), which produces MADPIMDLFEDTPLFNLDALPDDTFSQGSSDPVEEALKLALGHVDPPTETELTVNAGLGVSVAAPAIPDPAPVFVPTQQPVPVATAQTVSIAVAPVPAPVDTIPQIQAHTTIPIVTTVATSSNVLLSSPLTVSSSPLTTATTQQLTQITHQLTPQQLAAITQQGGGKIVILKGPQGHAQVLQTISGATGQTSGKVIRVLSGTPIKPGMSILQGGTVLNQASPGQTQVKVSAAGMQRLLQASNGPMKQMLLTSMPQQTQGQTVQVQIPTQAHLTQGHTQVQVQPQATQIHVPGQVQLQPAMQAQSQGGEAKRITLVLQQPSQMGSAAVAGQAQQQITQVQQLQTGGQQQVSTRLVLGQLPGGKLVLQGSQLAALTQARAAGQAGGQPKVLTIQLQVQQQPNQQGGVKYQLVSGTGNTGGPQVLQISQGQGGQRVAVPLKMLLQPQTSSGSSLGSTVSVVKVINTSAAGPSTTTTIPSQAIRITKAPGEPASVRRVEILCKQEKANRIVAEAIARAKARGEKNLPRVLNQDELPATQTSPELGGTVTVVSTAKKKSGGGGSKKKSPVAGGAMPKTTGGSDKKSKVKTPGATTGVSGGTVIPGAGNKSKSKTKTNTITLVGAKKRKRNASSDHSDGELSPASPAALDDDLITKRRSNRVVKRKKYTEDLDIKITDDEDEQEDVDVTTTTAVVPSISGGTAAQLKQELELDADGQPSMQFFVENPSEEDAAIVDKVLSLRLTKKEVCQGQYTNVEEFFVKYKNYSYLHCEWASLNQLEKDKRIHQKIKRFKIKHAQMRHLFQEEEEAFNPDYVEVDRILDVSHSVDKDNGEPVIYYLVKWCSLPYEDATWELKEDVDEGKVEEFSKILNRQPRLKRMPRPSASSWKKLEETREYKNSNILREYQLEGVNWLLFNWYNRQNCILADEMGLGKTIQSIALLSEEYDAGVTGPFLVIAPLSTITNWEREFCTWTDMNAIVYHGSLASRQMIQQYEMYFKDDKEHLIPGAYKFDALITTFEMVLSDCPELREISWRCVIIDEAHRLKNRNCKLLDSLNMLDLEHKVLLTGTPLQNTVEELFSLLHFLEPTQFSSETEFLRDFGDLKTEEQVQKLQAILKPMMLRRLKEDVEKNLAPKQETIIEVELTDVQKKYYRAILERNFTFLSLGAHSNSNVPNLLNTMMELRKCCNHPYLINGAEEKIVAELREVYDPMASDFHLQALIRSAGKLVLLDKLLPRLKAGGHKVLIFSQMVRCLDILEDYLINKRYLYERIDGRVRGNLRQAAIDRFSKPDSDRFVFLLCTRAGGLGINLTAADTCVIFDSDWNPQNDLQAQARCHRIGQSKAVKVYRLITRNSYEREMLDKASLKLGLDRAVLQSMSGNKEGTVNGQVQQFSKKEIEDLLRKGAYAAIMDENDEGSRFCEEDIDQILQRRATTITIENEGKGSTFSKASFVASENRNDIALDDPEFWQKWAKRADIDMDTMNRKNTLVIDTPRVRKQTRQFSSLRGEGGDLSDPDSDDEYPPANSRQSRASRRSDRHSGGGYGRTDCFRVEKHLLVYGWGRWKDILSHARCKRRLSERDVETICRVILVFCLLHYRGDENIKSFIWELITPPENGREPQTLLNHSGLSIPVPRGRKGKRVKAQSTFDVQKVEWIRKYNPDTLLLDDSYRKHLKHQCNKVLLRVRMLYYLKQEVIGEHADAVLKGADGRDVDIWMPEMEQQEFPAGWWDTEADRSLLAGVFKHGYEMYTTMRADPCLCFLERAGRPDDKAIDAEQHTGDAELGDDADYDKYSEDPEFKPASRHAKDLFDEVXSVSVDDEISVEDKLGPVITAESFSNHSGACDWPSSSSLTARLRRLITAYQRSYRQEQLKIEAEAKGDRRRRRCEQASKLKEIARQERQQRWTRREECDFYRVVSTFGVEKIKKEPGLPDRGDPDFDWNRFRTFARLDKKTDESLSRYFRSFVAMCRRVCHLRTGRGEDSVEHSQTVAPITEERASRTLYRISLLRRLRERVLPHPSLEERLPLAPTSSELPAWWNMPEHDRQLMLGSALHGVSRTELSIYSDPQFTFSQARDEFTLNQQAAPPPPQASAIMPIMPLMPLMPLMPLMPLSQPKTEEDVPGVKEEVAEEDVRLLASEISADLQSTPLSHHDGKARGQAWSLKRSRGRAGKTGGRKGEGGSDSDSESDSGSSSSGRSGSSDESGESEEEVERARMKMCDVDEDNSLLSMTTSQDGLLPPDPLRVDWPKDRVLINRLDSLCTLTLTGQWPSGRRYMPEAQLAPSSELAGDEMAYTRVIRKPGGTPGGPGEEGEDGEFTVKLLKEEGLKLTFSKQAMMPNGSGGEGSGRKRRKDQDLSDPDGLNDPLERTPRRRDPPTWLKENPDYEVEGDMLELLVNRSKRKRRRRADKALTGSEKVKVINMRTGKKVGAAFCPMLQDLREYLEGNPDNAVASDWSETVRNSGFLPETLFHRLLTEHSDIPKKSRRRHHHHHHHHHHTPEPTPEDPNLDGVEEETLVSDGAYMMDEEDLETSHHFLTSPDFDVKMEGGDSLSQGDYDSSDQEALLDDVIIAQKDSDSSSSSED; this is translated from the exons ATGGCAGACCCCATCATGGACCTATTTGAGGACACACCGCTGTTTAACCTCGACGCCCTGCCGGATGATACCTTCTCTCAGGGCTCCTCAGACCCCGTGGAGGAGGCCCTTAAGTTGGCGCTGGGCCATGTGGACCCACCAACCGAGACTGAGCTCACGGTCAACGCAGGGCTTGGTGTTTCTGTAGCAGCTCCCGCCATCCCAGACCCTGCCCCCGTTTTTGTCCCCACACAGCAGCCAGTGCCAGTGGCGACTGCTCAGACTGTTTCCATAGCTGTAGCCCCAGTCCCTGCCCCGGTTGATACTATACCTCAGATCCAGGCCCATACCACCATACCCATTGTCACCACCGTGGCCACCAGTAGCAATGTCCTGCTGAGCTCACCTCTGACTGTTTCCAGCTCCCCACTCACCACCGCCACCACGCAGCAGCTCACACAGATAACTCATCAGCTCACTCCGCAGCAGTTAGCTGCCATCACACAGCAGGGCGGTGGTAAAATTGTCATTCTCAAAGGTCCCCAGGGTCATGCCCAGGTGCTGCAGACTATATCAGGAGCCACAGGGCAGACCAGTGGAAAGGTCATCCGTGTGTTGTCTGGCACTCCTATTAAACCGGGCATGTCCATACTGCAGGGGGGGACCGTCTTGAATCAGGCAAGCCCGGGACAAACTCAAGTCAAGGTGAGCGCTGCAGGGATGCAGAGGCTGCTGCAGGCTTCTAACGGGCCAATGAAACAGATGCTGCTGACCTCCATGCCCCAGCAGACACAAGGCCAGACAGTTCAGGTGCAAATCCCTACCCAAGCACACCTGACTCAAGGCCATACTCAAGTCCAAGTCCAGCCCCAGGCTACTCAGATCCATGTTCCAGGCCAGGTGCAGCTCCAGCCAGCCATGCAGGCACAATCACAG GGTGGCGAAGCAAAGCGGATCACCCTGGTTCTCCAGCAGCCCTCACAGATGGGCTCTGCTGCAGTAGCGGGTCAAGCTCAGCAGCAGATCACACAAGTGCAGCAGCTTCAGACAGGGGGCCAGCAGCAGGTTTCAACTAGACTGGTGCTGGGGCAGCTCCCTGGAGGAAAACTGGTGCTTCAGGGAAGCCAACTAGCAGCCCTGACCCAGGCTCGAGCTGCAGGCCAAGCTGGAGGGCAGCCCAAAGTCCTCACAATTCAGCtgcaggtgcagcagcagcccaACCAACAAGGAGGAGTTAAG TACCAGCTGGTCTCAGGAACTGGCAATACTGGCGGCCCACAGGTGTTGCAGATCTCGCAGGGCCAAGGAGGACAGAGAGTTGCGGTGCCACTCAAAATGCTTCTGCAGCCACAG ACCAGCTCAGGATCCTCGCTTGGCAGCACAGTCTCTGTGGTGAAGGTCATCAACACGTCGGCAGCAGGCCCCTCCACTACAACCACCATTCCGTCCCAGGCCATCCGCATCACCAAGGCTCCTGGCGAGCCTGCCTCTGTGCGACGAGTCGAGATTCTGTGCAAGCAGGAGAAAGCAAACCGTATTGTGGCTGAAGCTATAGCACGGGCCAAAGCGCGCGGTGAGAAGAACCTTCCAAGAGTCCTGAACCAGGACGAGCTTCCAGCCACTCAGACCTCCCCAGAATTGGGGGGCACTGTGACCGTGGTGTCTACTGCTAAGAAAAAGAGTGGCGgaggaggaagcaagaagaaaAGTCCTGTAGCTGGAGGAGCGATGCCCAAAACCACAGGAGGTTCAGACAAAAAGAGCAAAGTGAAGACCCCAGGAGCAACAACTGGAGTGTCTGGAGGCACAGTGATACCTGGGGCTGGAAACAAGAGCAAAAGCAAGACTAAGACAAA CACTATTACTCTCGTGGGAgccaagaaaagaaagagaaatgcgTCCTCGGACCACTCTGATGGGGAGTTGAGCCCTGCCTCACCTGCTGCGCTGGATGATGACCTGATTACG AAGAGGCGCTCCAATCGCGtagtgaagaggaagaagtaCACTGAGGACCTGGACATCAAGATAACGGATGATGAGGACGAGCAGGAAGATGTGGATGTTACTACGACCACGGCAGTTGTGCCCTCCATCAGTGGCGGGACAGCAGCGCAGCTTAaacaggagctggagctggatgCTGACGGACAACCCAGCATGCAGTTCTTTGTG gAAAACCCAAGTGAGGAAGATGCTGCTATTGTAGACAAAGTTCTGTCTTTGAGGTTAACCAAGAAGGAA GTGTGCCAGGGCCAGTACACCAATGTTGAGGAATTCTTTGTAAAATACAAGAACTA TTCGTACTTGCACTGTGAGTGGGCCAGTTTGAATCAGCTGGAGAAAGATAAGAGGATCCATCAGAAGATCAAGAGGTTCAAGATCAAGCACGCACAGATGAGGCACCTCTTCCAGGAG gaggaggaggctttTAACCCAGACTACGTAGAGGTGGACAGGATCCTGGACGTCTCCCACAGTGTGGACAAGGACAATGGCGAG CCTGTTATCTACTACTTGGTGAAGTGGTGCTCTCTGCCTTATGAAGATGCAACTTGGGAACTGAAGGAGGACGTGGACGAGGGCAAGGTCGAAGAATTCAGCAAAATCCTAAACAGACAACCTCGCCTGAAAAGAATG cCACGGCCATCTGCCAGTTCATGGAAAAAGTTGGAGGAGACAAGAGAGTACAAGAATTCCAACATACTCAGAGAATACCAGCTTGAAGGAGTCAACTGGCTGCTCTTCAACTGGTACAACAG GCAGAACTGTATCCTGGCAGATGAGATGGGTCTGGGGAAGACCATCCAGTCTATCGCGCTGCTGTCTGAAGAGTACGATGCTGGAGTCACAGGCCCGTTCCTGGTCATTGCTCCCCTCTCTACCATCACTAACTGGGAGAGGGAGTTCTGCACATGGACCGACATGAACGCCATCGTCTACCACGGCAGCCTGGCCAGCCGACAGATGATCCAGCAGTATGAGATGTACTTCAAGGATGACAAG gagcacTTGATCCCAGGTGCTTACAAGTTTGACGCCCTCATCACAACATTTGAGATGGTGTTGTCTGACTGCCCAGAGCTGAGGGAGATCTCCTGGCGCTGTGTGATCATTGACGAGGCTCATCGCCTCAAGAATCGTAACTGCAAGCTGTTAGACAGCTTGAATATGTTGGATCTG GAACACAAGGTGTTGTTGACCGGCACTCCTCTGCAGAACACTGTGGAGGAACTCTTCAGCCTGCTTCATTTCCTGGAGCCCACTCAGTTCTCTTCTGAGACTGAATTCCTCAGAGACTTTGGAGACCTTAAAACAGAGGAACAG GTTCAGAAGCTGCAGGCCATCTTGAAACCCATGATGTTAAGAAGGCTCAAAGAAGATGTTGAGAAGAACTTGGCACCCAAACAGGAGACCATCATTGAG GTTGAGTTGACGGATGTCCAGAAGAAGTACTACCGGGCCATCCTGGAGAGGAACTTCACTTTCCTCAGTTTAGGTGCACACAGTAACAGCAATGTCCCCAACCTGCTCAACACTATGATGGAGCTGCGCAAGTGCTGCAACCACCCCTACCTCATCAATG GCGCGGAGGAGAAGATTGTGGCGGAGTTGCGGGAGGTGTATGATCCCATGGCCTCCGACTTCCATTTGCAGGCCCTGATTCGGTCTGCCGGCAAACTGGTGCTACTGGACAAGCTGCTGCCGCGCCTCAAGGCTGGTGGCCACAAGGTGCTCATCTTCTCCCAGATGGTGCGCTGCTTAGACATTCTGGAGGACTACCTCATCAACAAGAG atACCTTTATGAGCGAATCGATGGCAGAGTCCGTGGGAACTTACGACAAGCTGCCATCGACCGCTTCAGCAAGCCTGACTCGGACCGCTTTGTCTTCCTGCTGTGTACCCGTGCTGGCGGCCTGGGTATTAACCTCACTGCTGCTGACACGTGTGTTATATTTGACTCTGACTGGAACCCTCAAAACGACCTGCAG GCTCAAGCACGTTGTCATCGTATTGGCCAGTCTAAGGCGGTCAAGGTCTACCGTCTGATCACTAGGAACTCTTATGAGAGGGAGATGCTGGATAAAGCAAGTCTGAAGCTTGGCCTGGACCGTGCCGTCCTGCAGAGCATGAGTGGAAACAAAGAAGGCACCGTCAACGGG CAGGTCCAGCAGTTCTCCAAGAAGGAGATTGAGGACCTTCTGAGGAAGGGAGCCTACGCTGCCATCATGGATGAGAATGATGAAGGCAGTCGCTTCTGCGAGGAGGACATCGACCAGATCCTTCAGCGAAGagccaccaccatcaccatcgaGAACGAGGGCAAGGGCTCCACGTTCTCCAAGGCCAGCTTCGTGGCCTCTGAGAACCGCAATGACATTGCCCTCGACGACCCCGAATTCTGGCAGAAATGGGCCAAGAGAGCCGACATAGACATGGACACCATGAACAGAAAG AACACCCTCGTGATCGACACTCCCAGAGTCCGCAAGCAGACTCGCCAGTTCTCCAGTTTACGAGGTGAAGGTGGAGACCTGTCTGATCCAGACAGCGACGATGAGTATCCACCGGCCAATTCCAGACAGTCGCGGGCCTCCCGGCGCTCCGACCGCCACAGTGGAGGGGGCTACGGCCGCACCGACTGTTTCCGGGTGGAGAAACACCTGCTCGTCTATGG TTGGGGTCGCTGGAAGGACATCTTGTCCCACGCAAGATGTAAGCGGCGTCTGAGTGAACGCGACGTGGAGACCATCTGCCGTGTCATCCTGGTCTTTTGTCTGCTCCACTACCGTGGAGATGAGAACATCAAGAGTTTCATCTGGGAGCTCATCACACCGCCGGAGAACGGCCGCGAACCCCAAACGCTACTCAACCACTCTG GCCTGTCTATCCCTGTTCCAAGAGGCAGGAAGGGTAAGAGGGTAAAGGCCCAGAGCACGTTTGATGTTCAGAAGGTGGAGTGGATCCGCAAGTACAACCCTGACACCCTGCTTCTGGACGACAGCTACCGCAAGCACCTCAAGCACCAGTGCAACAA GGTGTTGCTGAGGGTGCGTATGCTCTACTACCTGAAACAGGAGGTGATTGGAGAACATGCAGACGCTGTCCTGAAAGGGGCTGACGGCAG GGATGTTGATATCTGGATGCCTGAGATGGAGCAGCAGGAGTTCCCTGCAGGATGGTGGGATACTGAGGCGGATCGCTCACTGCTTGCTGGTGTTTTCAAACATG GTTATGAGATGTACACCACTATGCGTGCTGATCCCTGCCTCTGCTTCCTGGAGAGAGCTGGTCGGCCTGACGACAAGGCCATTGATGCCGAGCAGCACACTGGTGATGCAGAGTTGGGAGACGA tGCCGACTATGATAAATACTCAGAGGACCCGGAGTTCAAGCCTGCGTCAAGACACGCCAAAGATCTTTTCGATGAGGTTTGATCCGTCTC TGTGGACGATGAGATTTCAGTGGAAGACAAGTTGGGGCCAGTGATCACAGCAGAAAGCTTTTCCAACCACAGTGGTGCGTGTGACTGGCCCTCCAGCTCATCGCTGACAGCGCGGTTGCGGCGGCTGATTACAGCCTACCAACGCAGCTACAGGCAGGAGCAGCTGAAGATCGAAGCAGAGGCAAAGGGCGACCGCAGGCGCAGGCGCTGTGAACAGGCCAGCAAGCTGAAGGAGATTGCACGGCAGGAGCGCCAGCAGAG GTGGACACGTAGAGAAGAATGCGACTTCTACCGCGTGGTATCGACTTTTGGTGtggaaaagataaaaaaggagCCAGGTCTCCCTGACAGAGGAGATCCTGATTTTGACTGGAACCGCTTCCGTACCTTTGCTCGTCTGGATAAAAAAACGGACGAGAGCCTCAGTCGATACTTCCGCTCTTTTGTTGCCATGTGCCGGAGAGTTTGCCACCTGCGCACAGGCCGTGGTGAAG ATTCAGTTGAGCACTCCCAGACTGTGGCCCCCATCACTGAGGAGCGTGCTTCCCGTACTCTTTACCGTATTAGCCTCCTGCGTCGCCTCCGTGAGCGAGTGCTGCCCCACCCATCGCTGGAGGAGCGTCTGCCTCTGGCTCCGACCAGCTCCGAGCTGCCCGCTTGGTGGAATATGCCAGAACACGATCGTCAGCTGATGCTAGGCTCCGCCCTGCACGGCGTCAGCCGCACGGAGCTCTCCATCTATTCAGACCCACAGTTCACCTTCAGTCAGGCTCGGGATGAGTTCACCCTGAACCAGCAGGccgctccacctccacctcagGCATCGGCCATCATGCCCATCATGCCTCTCATGCCTCTCATGCCCCTCATGCCCCTCATGCCCCTCAGTCAGCCGAAGACTGAGGAGGATGTGCCTGGTGTGAAGGAGGAGGTAGCTGAAGAGGACGTCCGGTTGCTTGCAAGTGAAATCAGTGCTGACCTGCAGAGTACGCCCTTGAGTCACCATGATGGCAAGGCACGAGGGCAGGCCTGGAGCCTCAagaggagcagggggagggccggaaaaacaggaggaaggaagggagagggggggtCGGATTCAGATTCTGAGTCTGATTCAGGCTCATCGTCATCTGGGCGATCGGGCAGCAGCGATGAAAGtggagagagtgaggaagaggtggagagag CTCGCATGAAGATGTGTGACGTGGATGAAGACAATAGTTTACTCTCCATGACTACATCTCAGGACGGCCTTCTTCCTCCCGATCCTCTCAGAGTGGATTGGCCCAAG GACCGTGTGTTGATCAACCGTCTGGACAGTTTGTGTACGCTGACGCTGACCGGTCAGTGGCCCTCAGGGCGGCGCTACATGCCTGAGGCTCAGCTCGCCCCGAGCTCAGAGCTGGCGGGAGACGAGATGGCCTACACAAGGGTTATCCGTAAACCCGGAGGCACGCCTGGTGGCCCtggggaagaaggagaagatggagagttCACTGTGAAGCTCCTGAAG GAGGAGGGGTTGAAGCTGACCTTCTCTAAGCAGGCCATGATGCCCAACGGATCAGGGGGAGAGGGCAGTGGCCGCAAGAGGCGCAAGGACCAAGAC TTATCAGACCCAGATGGACTCAATGATCCACTGGAGCGTACTCCTCGGCGCAGGGACCCCCCCACCTGGTTGAAGGAGAACCCAGATTATGAGGTGGAGGGAGACATGCTGGAG CTTCTTGTGAACAGgagcaagaggaagaggaggaggagggcagatAAAGCCCTGACAGGCAGTGAGAAGGTCAAAGTCATTAACATGAGGACAGGAAAAAAG GTTGGAGCTGCTTTCTGTCCGATGCTGCAAGACCTGAGGGAATATCTTGAGGGGAATCCTGATAATGCTGTCGCGTCCGACTGGTCTGAGACTGTTCGGAACTCT GGCTTCCTGCCCGAGACcctcttccaccgactgctgaccGAGCACTCCGATATCCCGAAAAAAAGCCGACGCCggcaccatcaccaccaccatcaccatcaccacacTCCGGAGCCCACCCCCGAAGATCCAAACTTGGACGGAGTTGAAGAGGAGACCCTGGTCTCAGACGGAGCCTACATGATGGACGAGGAGGACCTGGAGACCTCCCACCACTTCCTCACTAGTCCGGACTTTGACGTTAAAATGGAAGGCGGCGACAGCCTTTCCCAAGGTGACTATGACAGCTCGGATCAAGAGGCGCTATTGGACGATGTCATCATAGCACAGAAGGACTCCGACTCCTCATCAAGCTCAGAGGATTGA
- the cbln12 gene encoding cerebellin 12 isoform X1 encodes MEYKFFQKETGSVMHSMSVTFDLSILLAVLLLWGPMESRGQNDTEPIILEGKCLVVCDSTPSSEPSGNALGMSVRSGSGRVAFSASRQTNHEPTDMSNRTMIIYFDNILVNVGTHFDQESSVFLAPRRGVYSFNFHVVKAYNRQTIQVSLMLNGWPMISAFAGDQDVTREAATNAGLVIMEKGDKVYLRLERGNLMGGWKYSTFSGFLVFPL; translated from the exons GTTCAGTCATGCACAGCATGTCAGTCACCTTCGACCTCTCCATACTGTTGGCTGTGCTCCTGTTGTGGGGGCCTATGGAGTCCAGGGGCCAGAACGACACAGAGCCCATCATCCTTGAGGGGAAATGCTTGGTCGTGTGTGACTCCACTCCTTCATCCGAGCCCTCCGGTAACGCCCTGGGCATGTCTGTGCGTTCCGGCTCCGGCCGGGTGGCCTTCTCCGCCAGCCGCCAGACCAACCACGAGCCCACGGACATGAGCAACCGCACCATGATCATTTACTTTGATAAC ATTTTGGTGAATGTCGGCACTCATTTTGACCAAGAGAGCAGTGTCTTCCTGGCGCCAAGAAGAGGCGTGTACAGCTTCAACTTCCATGTTGTAAAGGCCTACAATAGACAAACTATTCAG GTCAGCTTGATGTTGAACGGCTGGCCAATGATTTCAGCTTTCGCAGGGGACCAGGACGTGACCAGAGAAGCCGCCACTAACGCCGGGCTGGTGATTATGGAGAAGGGGGACAAGGTCTACCTCAGACTGGAGAGAGGCAACCTGATGGGAGGCTGGAAGTACTCCACTTTCTCCGGCTTCCTGGTCTTCCCCCTGTGA